The Palleronia sp. THAF1 genome window below encodes:
- a CDS encoding RNA polymerase factor sigma-32, protein MAFDGFSDQTLSRRAMQAELLDAETELRLAYAWRDERDEAALHRLITAYMRLAISMAAKFKRYGAPMNDLIQEAGLGLMKAADKFDPDRGVRFSTYAVWWIKASIQDYVMRNWSMVRTGSTSSQKSLFFNMRRVQARLEREAAASGERLDRHKMREMISKEVGVPLHDVEMMEGRLAGSDFSLNATQSTEDEGRQWIDALEDDSAQADETVTHAKDTDTLRLWLVEAMGQLNERERFIVRERKLREQPRTLESLGTELGLSKERVRQLEAAAFGKMRKALETQSSEVHNFLV, encoded by the coding sequence ATGGCTTTCGACGGATTTTCAGATCAAACGCTGTCGCGCCGCGCTATGCAGGCCGAATTGCTGGACGCAGAAACCGAGCTGCGACTGGCCTATGCGTGGCGGGATGAGCGTGACGAAGCCGCGTTGCACCGCCTGATCACCGCTTACATGCGTCTCGCCATTTCCATGGCCGCCAAGTTCAAGCGCTACGGCGCGCCGATGAACGACTTGATCCAAGAGGCCGGTCTTGGCCTTATGAAGGCCGCTGATAAGTTCGATCCCGACCGGGGCGTGCGTTTTTCGACCTACGCGGTCTGGTGGATCAAGGCGTCGATCCAAGATTACGTCATGCGGAATTGGTCCATGGTGCGGACCGGCTCGACCAGCAGTCAAAAGTCACTGTTTTTCAACATGCGCCGCGTTCAGGCCCGGTTGGAGCGTGAAGCCGCCGCTTCGGGCGAGCGTCTGGACCGCCACAAGATGCGTGAGATGATTTCTAAGGAAGTCGGCGTGCCGCTGCATGACGTCGAGATGATGGAAGGCCGTCTGGCCGGGTCCGATTTCTCGCTGAACGCCACTCAATCGACCGAGGACGAAGGCCGCCAGTGGATCGACGCCTTGGAGGACGACAGTGCGCAGGCAGATGAGACCGTCACTCATGCCAAGGACACCGACACGCTACGGCTGTGGCTCGTCGAGGCGATGGGCCAGTTGAACGAGCGTGAGCGGTTCATCGTGCGAGAGCGCAAGCTGCGCGAACAACCCCGTACGCTTGAAAGCCTTGGTACCGAGCTCGGCCTGTCGAAAGAGCGGGTGCGTCAGCTGGAGGCAGCCGCCTTTGGCAAGATGCGCAAAGCGCTTGAAACGCAGTCATCAGAGGTCCACAACTTCTTGGTGTGA